One Mycolicibacterium rufum genomic window, GGCCGCTTTACCAGCGCAGCGCCCTGGAACGCACCCCGGTGCGGTCCATTTTGTCGGTGCGGCTGCACAACGACGGCACGAGCCTGGCCGCCCTGAACCTGTACGCCCGGTCGTCCGGCGTGTTCGACGACGAATCCGTCGAGCACGCACTGGTTTTCGCCGCCCACACCACGGTGGCCTGGAACGTGATGCGGCGCCAGCAGCAATTCCGCAGCGCGCTGGCCAGCCGGGACATCATCGGGCAGGCCAAAGGGGTGCTGATGGAGCGATTCGCCATCGACGCCGTTGCGGCCTTCGACCTGCTGCGCCGGCTGTCCCAGGAGAGCAACACCCGGCTCGCCGACATCGCCGAGCGGCTCCTCGCGTCCGGTGTCGGGACCTCGGCGGTCACCGTGCGTCCGACACGGAATCTGACCGAAGAATGACACGCCGTCGTTAGAACCGCTCGCTACCAGCTTTCACCAGGGCTGACGTCGCGTGTGAGGAGGTCCGAGAACGGCGATCGGGGTTGCACTTCTCTTCGAGAGCCGTATTGTCGGAGGCAGGTGCTAAACGTGTGTTGTCACCGTTCCGTGCAAGCAAGCGGCCTCACGCCGCCGTTACGGTGACCTACCTACCGTCGTAAGCGCATGTCGAGAATCCGGCGTGATCCTGTTGGCCAGATGCCAGCCGTTTATGGACGGTCCCAGACTTGACGCCAGTGTTCAGGCCCGTCACCTGCTCGCCTGCAAGAGGACAGAGACCGCGAGCGGGGCCCCGCTCCCCTCCACCGAGACTTCTTCTGAGATCGGTCGGAGGCGGCCCAGCACAGCACCGGACACGCTGCACGTCACGTCGACGAACACGAAAGCCGTGATCGCTCGTGCATACTCTCGAACACCCCACTTCTCCTGCTCCTTCGACATCCACCAA contains:
- a CDS encoding GAF and ANTAR domain-containing protein yields the protein MRSSEPAEASPDGVPAELSDDWERLYRMALLIDDVQRRGDTDLDSALLDINEATAASVPGAQFAGLTLVDDQGAISTVAATDAFAVLLDDIQREHREGPCLSAAWTQDILHVDDLETESRWPLYQRSALERTPVRSILSVRLHNDGTSLAALNLYARSSGVFDDESVEHALVFAAHTTVAWNVMRRQQQFRSALASRDIIGQAKGVLMERFAIDAVAAFDLLRRLSQESNTRLADIAERLLASGVGTSAVTVRPTRNLTEE